DNA from Mycolicibacterium alvei:
CTGATCCCGACGGCCGCAGTGGTGGCGACGGCGGCCGTCGACGGAGCCGAAATCCGGTCGCGCAACGACACCGGTCGGGTGAAGGTCAGCACCGGCCAGCCGCGCGATGCGGCCTCCTTGCGCAGGCCACGGTCGGGATTGACGGCGGTGGGGTGGCCCACCGATTCGAGCATCGGAACATCGGTGATCGAATCCGAGTAGGCGTAGCAGTGGTCCAGGGCGTAGCCCTCGCGTGCGGCCAGGGCGCGGATCGCCTCGACCTTGCCCTCGCCGTAGCAGTAGAACGCGATCTCGCCGGTGTAGCGCCCCTCTTCGACCACCATCCGGGTCGCCATCGCATGGGTGGCGCCCAACGCCCTGGCGATCGGCGCGACGATTTCCTCGCCCGAGGCCGACACCACCACGACGTCGCGGCCGCACAGCTTGTGGTCGGCGATCAGCTCGGCGGCCTCGGCGAAGACCAGCGGGTCGACGA
Protein-coding regions in this window:
- a CDS encoding HAD-IB family hydrolase produces the protein MLALVTASDRAAEELTTPQSGPANDRPVRTAAFFDLDKTVIAKSSAFAFSKPFFNQGLLNRRTVLKSTYAQFLFLMSGADHDQMDRMRSYVTNMCTGWDVEQVKSIVGETLHDIVDPLVFAEAAELIADHKLCGRDVVVVSASGEEIVAPIARALGATHAMATRMVVEEGRYTGEIAFYCYGEGKVEAIRALAAREGYALDHCYAYSDSITDVPMLESVGHPTAVNPDRGLRKEAASRGWPVLTFTRPVSLRDRISAPSTAAVATTAAVGISALAAGALTYSLLRRFTS